A single window of Calditrichota bacterium DNA harbors:
- a CDS encoding nitronate monooxygenase, translating into MIHTRITDLFGINTPIIQGGMIWVSGHELAAAVSEAGGLGLLGSGSMYPDELRKEIQATRALTQKPFGVNVPLLRPDVEKIVAVVLEEKIPIVFTSAGNPRTFTEQLKQNGAKVVHVVPSVRFALKAEAAGVDAIVAEGTEAGGHNGFEEITTFCLIPQVVEAVSVPVMAAGGIGDGRGLAAALALGAEGVQIGTRFALTRESAAHLNYKNAGLQAGEADTLLFARKVGPIRAFKNEFARRIWEAEFAGAPPEKIREMIGSRRAKWGIHEGDMKEGDLEMGQIAGLVKDIPSAGEVVRKITADAEFILKRLNHLLG; encoded by the coding sequence ATGATTCACACCCGAATTACAGATCTCTTTGGCATTAACACCCCCATCATTCAGGGAGGAATGATCTGGGTGTCCGGGCACGAGCTGGCCGCGGCGGTTTCGGAAGCAGGAGGACTCGGGCTTCTGGGTTCCGGGTCGATGTACCCGGATGAGCTGCGGAAGGAAATTCAGGCCACGCGCGCCCTAACCCAAAAGCCGTTTGGCGTCAATGTCCCGCTGCTGCGCCCGGATGTGGAGAAAATTGTAGCCGTGGTGCTGGAGGAAAAAATCCCGATTGTGTTTACGTCCGCGGGAAATCCCCGAACATTCACCGAACAGCTCAAACAAAACGGGGCGAAGGTGGTTCACGTGGTCCCATCGGTTCGATTTGCCCTGAAGGCTGAAGCGGCCGGTGTGGATGCCATTGTGGCGGAGGGTACCGAGGCGGGAGGTCACAACGGCTTTGAAGAAATTACAACATTTTGTTTGATCCCTCAGGTGGTGGAGGCCGTTTCCGTACCGGTCATGGCGGCCGGCGGAATCGGAGACGGCCGGGGTCTTGCGGCTGCTCTGGCCCTGGGAGCGGAGGGAGTGCAAATCGGCACACGCTTTGCCCTGACAAGAGAATCCGCTGCTCATTTGAATTACAAAAATGCGGGACTTCAGGCTGGCGAGGCGGACACTCTCCTTTTTGCGCGCAAGGTGGGACCGATTCGCGCCTTTAAGAATGAATTTGCCCGGCGCATTTGGGAGGCGGAATTTGCCGGTGCTCCCCCGGAAAAAATCCGGGAGATGATTGGCTCAAGGCGCGCAAAGTGGGGCATCCACGAAGGCGATATGAAGGAAGGCGATCTGGAAATGGGTCAGATTGCCGGGTTGGTTAAAGATATTCCTTCGGCGGGCGAGGTGGTGCGAAAAATAACGGCCGACGCCGAATTCATTTTAAAACGTTTGAATCACCTTTTGGGATAG